In Strigops habroptila isolate Jane chromosome 7, bStrHab1.2.pri, whole genome shotgun sequence, the following are encoded in one genomic region:
- the CLDN23 gene encoding claudin-23 — translation MRTPTAMIVGLVLCPCGLLLTLTGTLTPNWRQVSRVPDQPIDLVMEQGIWDICTERQSSHYRLCGQADELDYFKQVPVQVARGMMPSSLVLTLVGLLVAALGVRCWRKEPRHTLAGVAGIVLLLSGLLSLVPASWYTHELWALPAPADSTLVVGYSLVLSYLGSCFEILGGLALALSFHHCCKKLRAPKLPPSPVLEAGPCSTAGAYRNPWDVLEDEKDGQQWRSTLPCDSDL, via the coding sequence atgcgGACACCGACGGCGATGATCGTAGGGCTGGTGCTGTGCCCCTGCGGGCTCCTGCTGACGCTCACGGGCACGCTGACACCCAACTGGCGGCAGGTGAGCCGTGTACCCGACCAGCCCATTGACCTCGTCATGGAGCAGGGCATCTGGGACATCTGCACGGAGCGGCAGAGCAGCCACTACCGCCTCTGCGGACAAGCTGATGAGCTGGACTACTTCAAGCAGGTGCCTGTGCAGGTGGCCCGAGGGATGATGCCCTCCTCGCTGGTGCTCACTCTGGTGGGCTTGTTGGTGGCTGCCCTGGGGGTTCGCTGCTGGCGGAAGGAGCCACGGCACACGCTGGCTGGCGTGGCAGGGATTGTGCTGCTCCTCTCAGGGCTGCTGAGCCTTGTGCCTGCCTCCTGGTACACCCATGAGCTGTGGGCACTGCCTGCACCAGCTGACAGCACGCTGGTTGTAGGCTACAGCTTGGTGCTGAGCTACTTGGGAAGCTGCTTTGAGATCCTGGGGGGGCTGGCCCTCGCCCTCAGTTTCCACCACTGCTGCAAGAAGCTCAGGGCCCCCAAACTGCCCCCCAGCCCTGTTCTGGAGGCTGGGCCGTGCTCCACCGCTGGGGCTTACCGCAATCCCTGGGATGTGTTGGAGGACGAGAAAGATGGACAGCAGTGGAGGAGCACCCTGCCTTGTGACTCTGACTTGTag